One Cryptosporidium parvum Iowa II chromosome 5, whole genome shotgun sequence DNA segment encodes these proteins:
- a CDS encoding protein phosphatase C2 (PP2c) domain containing protein — protein MWNIASEFICGCFQQGSFAKKMLEDTAKELDITRADELSFFGAAISSQHELKQQKSSINADSWLVSWNLLGIADGVSSVESEGFDPSQLPSELLKNCVELCNIRENNRVQFDSASQKIFNKNSIPFHSYEFLKHILCRSCSNCASYGSTTCLLCFLDGNQLWVSNVGDSQMIVLRPSKNEPKNLPPIPFIENPIERKPITGDPRRRLPSNISVGGYDITARSEVQQHFFNCPHQLTIMPDINCSNDEILKRAANVSQSFRVDVNPGDLIIIGTDGIFDNIFDEDIIDIVNQARKRYNRVFDDNPIMVSDFIAKELLTYALKAANNVPSGSRARVTPFSEGALIDVNRHIEGGKPDDITVIVAFVAYSDRLSTRMSNISPEIYSGTSYLGSSAKFSNDMSTYIINGEKYSYSSISERFSILGGLTSKYK, from the coding sequence ATGTGGAATATTGCTAGCGAATTTATTTGTGGTTGTTTTCAGCAAGGAAGTTTTGCAAAGAAAATGCTAGAAGATACTGCCAAAGAGTTAGATATTACTAGAGCTGATGAACTTAGTTTCTTTGGCGCAGCAATTTCTTCCCAACATGAGTTAAAGCAACAGAAAAGTAGTATAAATGCAGATTCTTGGTTAGTTTCATGGAATTTACTCGGAATAGCTGATGGAGTATCTTCAGTAGAGTCTGAAGGATTTGATCCCAGTCAATTACCTTCAGAACTACTGAAGAATTGTGTTGAGCTCTGTAATATTAGAGAAAATAACAGAGTACAATTTGATTCAGCTTcgcaaaaaatattcaataagaATTCGATTCCATTTCATTCATATGAATTCCTCAAACATATACTATGCAGATCTTGCTCAAATTGTGCTTCTTATGGATCTACAACTTGTTTACTATGTTTCCTTGATGGTAATCAACTTTGGGTGTCAAATGTGGGTGACTCTCAAATGATTGTTTTAAGACCATCAAAAAACGAGCCAAAAAATCTTCCACCAATACCATTCATTGAGAATCCAATAGAAAGGAAACCCATTACAGGAGATCCAAGAAGAAGATTACCATCTAATATATCTGTTGGTGGATATGATATTACTGCTAGAAGTGAAGTTCAACAacatttctttaattgcCCGCACCAGCTTACTATTATGCCAGATATTAATTGCtcaaatgatgaaattttaaagaGAGCTGCAAATGTGTCTCAGTCTTTTAGGGTTGATGTAAATCCAGGAGACTTGATAATTATTGGTACTGATGGgatatttgataatatttttgatgaagatattattgatattgtAAATCAAGCAAGAAAAAGGTATAATCGAGTTTTTGATGATAATCCTATCATGGTTTCAGATTTCATTGCCAAAGAATTACTTACTTATGCTTTAAAGGCTGCAAATAATGTTCCTTCAGGGTCAAGAGCTAGAGTAACACCTTTTAGTGAAGGAGCTTTGATTGATGTTAATAGACATATCGAGGGTGGTAAACCTGATGATATTACTGTAATTGTTGCCTTTGTTGCATATTCTGATAGGTTAAGTACAAGAATGTCAAATATTTCTCCTGAAATTTATAGTGGAACTTCATATTTGGGTAGTTCTGCAAAATTCAGTAATGATATGTCAACTTACATAATTAATGGTGAAAAGTATTCGTATTCTTCTATCAGTGAGAGATTCTCAATTCTCGGAGGATTAACctcaaaatataaataa
- a CDS encoding alpha amylase, whose amino-acid sequence IIMVINGNEWYKNCNWYHIYPIGLCGVERINSDKIVRVNKLEELGSKSWIDHLKNLNIGGIYIGPVFESEAHGYDTTDLLSIDKRLGSNEDFKNLVKIYHSNGIKVIIDAVFNHVGRNFFAFNDIKINGKHSKYCDWFKGLDFSKKSQKGDNFTYTPWEGYYELVTLNHENYEVKKYLFDAVEFWFKEYEIDGLRLDAADCISIEFWRIFRDFCKTKFGENFALLAEIIHGDQRIWVRPNPSASIKYEYTNQPFDGVTNYVLWDAIWKSHRFNNLELLANVISQQNDLFSSGWMYNFVDNHDVTRIASQIEIEDDLLTVYIILFMLNGSPSIYYGSEFRFKGVKGKGRRADFQLRPKLTIKDLEWLNSDKNDGFLVLIKFISQIRGHPIIGKILTKGNYSLLLNTKTLLVFERRIKEEFIFVAINIDTKSVEDFEVDWKEKDGQWRDILSPSDTYQSKKGKIKINVLSNWAIIISSCIPKTSYNQYKIKKFKKVLYNIPTLDRSELIEN is encoded by the coding sequence ataataatggtaataaATGGTAATGAATGGTATAAGAATTGCAATTGGTATCATATATATCCAATAGGATTATGCGGTGTAGAAAGGATAAATTCAGACAAAATTGTAAGAGTTAACAAATTAGAAGAGTTAGGATCAAAATCATGGATTgatcatttaaaaaatttgaatattggAGGAATATATATAGGGCCTGTTTTTGAATCGGAAGCGCATGGATATGATACAACAGATTTGTTGTCAATAGACAAAAGGCTAGGAAGTAATgaagattttaaaaatcttgtaaaaatatatcattCAAATGGAATTAAGGTAATTATCGATGCAGTATTTAATCATGTTGGTAGAAACTTCTTTGCATTCAACGATATTAAGATAAATGGTAAACATTCCAAGTATTGTGATTGGTTTAAAGGCTTggatttttcaaaaaaatctCAAAAAGGAGATAATTTTACTTACACCCCTTGGGAAGGTTATTATGAATTAGTAACTTTGAATCATGAAAATTATGAGGTGAAGAAATACTTATTTGATGCTGTAGAGTTTTGGTTTAAAGAATATGAAATTGATGGTTTAAGATTAGATGCAGCTGACTGTATTTCAATTGAATTCTGGAGAATATTCAGGGACTTTTGTAAAACTAAATTTGGAGAAAATTTTGCTTTATTAGCAGAAATTATTCATGGCGACCAAAGAATTTGGGTGAGACCAAATCCATCTGCCAGTAtcaaatatgaatataCTAATCAACCATTTGATGGGGTAACTAATTATGTTTTATGGGATGCAATATGGAAATCTCACCGTTTTAATAACCTTGAATTGCTTGCAAATGTGATTTCTCAacaaaatgatttatttagTAGTGGATGGATGTATAATTTTGTTGATAATCATGATGTAACTAGAATTGCAAGTCAAATTGAAATCGAAGACGATCTTTTAACTGTATATATAATTCTCTTTATGTTAAATGGTTCTCCTTCAATTTATTATGGAAGTGAATTTAGATTTAAAGGAGTTAAAGGAAAAGGTCGACGAGCTGACTTTCAGCTTAGACCAAAGCTTACAATTAAGGATCTTGAGTGGCTTAATTCTGATAAAAATGATGGATTTTTGGttttgattaaatttatttctcaaattaGAGGTCATCCAATTATAGGTAAAATTCTAACTAAAGgaaattattcattattattgaatacCAAAACCTTGTTGGTATTCGAAAGGCgtattaaagaagaatttatttttgttgcaattaatattgatacCAAATCTgttgaagattttgaagTTGATTGGAAAGAAAAGGATGGCCAATGGAGGGATATTTTATCTCCTTCAGATACTTATCAATCAAAAAAAGggaaaatcaaaattaatgtGCTATCAAATTGGgcaattattatttcatcatGTATTCCAAAAACTTCATATAATCAGtacaaaattaaaaagtttaAAAAAGTTCTATACAACATACCAACTTTAGATAGAAgtgaattaattgaaaattaa
- a CDS encoding C1p1p GTpase. Pre-mRNA cleavaage complex protein yields MEIPSGIGFNSGVGASSGAIPGLGVGLGLGQGVGTGIGAGVGIGVGTGAGTGGLGSGQGGGIGGDVGPGVGMTKSQVRAYKIEAGSELRIIAHPSQPCTIRLYSSSSSGAGAVTGSGGAQTNAMTTAEIFGAELPPDVDMKIAPLSRVAIYTWHGCILQIRGLVQQEYESVNKSMKEYMEVIQVLDNRRNFSKLHGTLGPRVMVTGSSNSGKSTLCQILCNYAARRGYTPLFIDLDPRGSTDKENMQFPAGTIGAIKVNEFFLHSKELRNPLSFFFGHLNVTDDLQLYLYLCRLLSGAISLRSQNIQDTNSQASGFILNAPFQPSNDLLKELISIFNIDVVVVMDDPSTQHYLSDQYDYKEPQSYEILEKQHLEESGNANNSSSDQEIDINKLNIEKQFEKLPKISVVGVSKSDGVISITSQRLAEIRRECLKSYFFGTPEFPLKPHTINLKVIPMGDDGKSLINTSTLVSSTWCHLVELQIASLPASALPADQDVSMIDNQAQILPYNKPLKNLVNTIAGICHAKNSTCAPISSMAGIVHIRAVHEDNNVGMEDMQPNRPHANMAFPTIEVWCPGLNEHGEFPSHYIFVGNTQKLKFHLE; encoded by the coding sequence ATGGAAATACCATCAGGAATAGGATTTAATTCTGGGGTAGGAGCAAGTTCTGGAGCTATTCCTGGACTAGGAGTTGGACTAGGGTTAGGACAAGGAGTTGGAACAGGGATAGGAGCAGGAGTTGGAATAGGAGTAGGAACAGGAGCAGGAACGGGAGGACTGGGGTCAGGGCAAGGAGGTGGAATTGGAGGAGATGTGGGCCCAGGGGTTGGAATGACAAAGTCTCAAGTAAGAGCTTATAAGATTGAAGCAGGAAGTGAATTGAGAATAATTGCTCATCCAAGTCAGCCTTGCACAATTAGACTTTactcttcatcatcatcaggGGCAGGAGCTGTGACAGGAAGTGGAGGAGCTCAGACAAATGCAATGACAACAGCAGAAATATTTGGAGCTGAGCTTCCTCCAGATGTTGATATGAAGATTGCTCCATTATCAAGAGTTGCGATATATACTTGGCATGGATGTATTTTACAAATTAGAGGATTAGTTCAGCAAGAATATGAAAGTGTGAATAAAAGTATGAAAGAGTATATGGAAGTTATTCAAGTATTGGATAACAGGAGAAATTTTTCAAAGCTTCATGGGACTTTAGGCCCAAGAGTTATGGTAACAGGATCATCTAATTCAGGTAAATCTACCTTGTGTCAGATTCTTTGTAATTATGCAGCAAGAAGAGGGTATACACCTTTATTTATAGATTTAGATCCGAGAGGATCTACggataaagaaaatatgcAGTTTCCAGCTGGAACAATTGGAGCAATAAAagttaatgaattttttcttcacaGCAAAGAGTTAAGAAATCCtctttcattcttttttggTCATTTAAATGTAACAGATGACCttcaattatatttataccTGTGTAGGCTTCTAAGTGGTGCAATATCGCTTAGGAGTCAAAACATTCAAGATACAAACTCTCAAGCTTCAGGATTTATATTAAACGCTCCATTTCAGCCATCAAATGACCTTTTAAAAGAacttatttctattttcaaCATTGATGTCGTGGTAGTAATGGACGATCCAAGTACCCAACACTATTTATCAGATCAATATGACTATAAGGAACCCCAAAGCTATGAAATCTTAGAAAAACAACATTTAGAAGAGTCAGGAAATGCAAATAACTCAAGCTCTGATCAGgaaattgatattaataaactaaatattgaaaagcAGTTTGAAAAACTACCAAAGATTTCTGTTGTTGGAGTCTCAAAGTCTGACGGAGTTATCAGTATCACCTCGCAAAGGCTTGCTGAAATTAGAAGAGAATGTTTaaaatcttatttttttggaaCCCCCGAATTCCCGCTCAAACCTCATACAATTAATCTCAAAGTAATACCTATGGGAGATGATGGCAAGTCACTAATTAATACTAGTACACTTGTTTCAAGTACTTGGTGCCATCTAGTTGAACTACAGATTGCATCTTTACCTGCATCAGCTCTACCTGCTGACCAAGATGTATCTATGATTGATAATCAAGCTCAAATTCTTCCATATAATAAACCTTTAAAAAATCTTGTGAATACTATTGCGGGAATATGCCATGCAAAAAATTCAACATGCGCGCCAATCTCCTCAATGGCAGGAATTGTACATATTAGAGCGGTGCATGAGGATAATAATGTCGGTATGGAAGACATGCAACCAAATCGTCCACATGCAAATATGGCATTTCCAACAATAGAAGTTTGGTGTCCAGGATTAAATGAGCACGGAGAATTTCCGTCGcattatatatttgttGGTAACACACAGAAGCTGAAGTTTCATTTGGAATAG
- a CDS encoding F11M21.28-like; 3 CCH RNA binding domain protein involved in RNA metabolism — protein MACPRLLSDNDLCRFRTKPCRRSKQMGCDFGITRCQYSHNIYWPRRCPFYLSNQSTIRYIPVLCPDIIIKEDESSISHCNRGGGCPFAHSYEEINYHPLMYKTKICEQFQRGDCNTYYCHLIHGLAERRESKVYLLPYTQNVQVPNFPGVVIANRVNKPFVANSQLNYQTQKSLVNNENICNNHENGFIIRRNNFENMISDKWSERIFSQNNNGDDFWKSTENDELTTMDSISKSESENNNCENMKSSKLVTKTPAPHALNRIENDKSVQEKMRNENILNVFRAFVLEDNDILSVSNDNCRVQAINSTLSNNKIQQLKVRNENLQTQEHSKSFNHIIEDSEIIKNNENSNTSNFFD, from the coding sequence atggcATGCCCAAGATTGTTAAGCGATAATGATTTATGTAGATTTAGAACAAAACCTTGTAGAAGATCAAAGCAAATGGGATGTGATTTTGGAATTACTAGATGCCAATACTCACATAACATTTACTGGCCAAGAAGATGCCCTTTCTATCTCTCAAACCAAAGTACTATTAGGTATATCCCAGTTTTGTGTCCTGATATCATAATTAAAGAGGATGAGAGTTCAATTTCACATTGCAATAGAGGAGGAGGATGTCCTTTTGCTCATTCttatgaagaaattaattatcaTCCTTTAATGTACAAAACAAAGATATGCGAACAATTTCAACGTGGAGATTGTAATACTTATTATTGTCATTTAATTCATGGATTAGCTGAAAGGCGAGAATCTAAAGTTTATTTGCTACCATATACGCAAAATGTTCAAGTTCCTAATTTTCCTGGTGTTGTAATAGCTAATAGAGTTAACAAACCGTTTGTTGCAAATAGCCAACTGAATTATCAGACACAAAAGTCTTTAGTTAATAATGagaatatttgtaataatcATGAAAATGGTTTTATCATTAGgagaaataattttgaaaatatgatTTCTGATAAATGGAGTGAAAGaattttttctcaaaataataatggtgATGATTTTTGGAAATCTACTGAAAATGACGAGCTAACTACAATGGATTCTATTTCTAAATCAGaatctgaaaataataactgtgaaaatatgaaatcatcaaaattgGTTACTAAAACACCTGCACCACATGCTTTAAATAGaatagaaaatgataaatctgtccaagaaaaaatgagaaatgaaaatattctcaATGTCTTTAGAGCATTTGTACTAGAAGATAATGATATCTTATCAGTTTCTAATGATAATTGTAGAGTCCAAGCAATTAATTCTACACTTTCTAATAACAAAATCCAACAATTAAAAGTTAGAAACGAAAACCTTCAGACTCAAGAACATAGTAAAAGTTTTAATCACATAATTGAGGACTCTGAgattattaagaataatgaaaattcaaatacaaGCAATTTTTTcgattaa